The following are encoded together in the Tribolium castaneum strain GA2 chromosome 3, icTriCast1.1, whole genome shotgun sequence genome:
- the LOC103313660 gene encoding PI-stichotoxin-Hcr2m, translating to MYHKMLVCVIAALTVFNIVCAMPSETQNASVMCKLPEARGHCRALLPRWRYDPATGKCHEFKFGGCDGNGNNFMTYKACMSVCAGV from the exons ATGTATCACAAAATGTTGGTCTGTGTCATCGCCGCTCTCacagtttttaacattgtcTGCGCTATGCCGTCAG AAACTCAAAACGCTTCAGTAATGTGCAAACTTCCTGAGGCTCGAGGACATTGCAGGGCGCTTTTGCCGCGTTGGAGATACGATCCTGCGACGGGGAAATGTCACGAATTCAAATTTGGGGGATGTGACGGCAACGGAAATAATTTCATGACGTACAAAGCTTGCATGAGTGTGTGTGCAG GAGTTTGA
- the Dph3 gene encoding diphthamide biosynthesis protein 3 isoform X2, which produces MTVFHDEIEIEDFEYDEEEEVYYYPCLCDDRFQISKEELLAGEEVANCLSCSLVVKVIYDKEQNEVKKLTEDLKKLEVTK; this is translated from the exons ATGACTGTTTTTCACGACGAAATAGAAATCGAGGATTTCGAATACGACGAAGAGGAAGAAGTTTACTATTACCCTTGCCTATGCGACGATAGGTTCCAAATATCCAAA GAAGAATTGCTCGCGGGCGAAGAAGTAGCGAATTGTCTGAGCTGTTCCTTGGTGGTTAAAGTAATTTACGACAAG GAGCAAAATGAAGTCAAAAAACTAACCgaagatttgaaaaaattagaagtGACTAAATAA
- the Dph3 gene encoding diphthamide biosynthesis protein 3 isoform X1, producing MTVFHDEIEIEDFEYDEEEEVYYYPCLCDDRFQISKEELLAGEEVANCLSCSLVVKVIYDKETFQEQNEVKKLTEDLKKLEVTK from the exons ATGACTGTTTTTCACGACGAAATAGAAATCGAGGATTTCGAATACGACGAAGAGGAAGAAGTTTACTATTACCCTTGCCTATGCGACGATAGGTTCCAAATATCCAAA GAAGAATTGCTCGCGGGCGAAGAAGTAGCGAATTGTCTGAGCTGTTCCTTGGTGGTTAAAGTAATTTACGACAAG GAGACGTTTCAGGAGCAAAATGAAGTCAAAAAACTAACCgaagatttgaaaaaattagaagtGACTAAATAA
- the Polr3G gene encoding DNA-directed RNA polymerase III subunit RPC7-like, which yields MSGRGGRGGRGGRGGISKSFNREQLSAMGVVGNEVLPGPVTQPPPLYPILDRKPVPLNPSVETDYLLILKQDLIDHMQLSPSYLKLPHDKNKQPEQEIDKLVAQLPSVKEKYDWTLFPSELRPKVLAKRVAKKVEKNVDVQQKLTQLEQLESDDKVAKDDDEEENVEDDEIVEEEQDEEMDDGTDYANNYFDNGEDYEDEDDNLDDGPIY from the exons ATGAGCGGTCGAGGCGGGCGAGGGGGCCGCGGCGGTCGCGGGGGGATCAGTAAATCATTCAATAGGGAGCAATTGAGTGCTATGGGGGTTGTCGGTAACGAGGTTTTGCCGGGACCTGTCACGCAACCGCCCCCTCTTTACCCGATTTTAGACCGGAAGCCTGTGCCTCTGAAT CCATCGGTAGAAACAGATtatctgttaattttaaaacaggaTTTAATAGATCACATGCAGCTGTCACcgtcatatttaaaattgccgcatgataaaaataaacaacccGAACAGGAAATTGACAAATTGGTGGCGCAGTTGCCAAGTGTGAAAGAGAAATACGACTGGACATTGTTCCCTTCAGAGCTGAGACCAAAAGTTTTAGCCAAAAGAGTAGCCAAGAAAGTTGAGAAAAATGTGGACGTACAACAGAAGCTCACTCAGTTGGAACAACTGGAGAGCGATGATAAAGTGGCTAAGGACGACGATGAAGAGGAGAATGTAGAAGATGATGAAATTGTTGAAGAGGAACAAGACGAAGAAATGGATGACGGCACGGattatgcaaataattacttcgATAACGGCGAAGATTACGAGGATGAAGATGATAACTTAGATGATGGGcccatttattaa
- the LOC658439 gene encoding XK-related protein 6, whose product MTIIYQTKMYSPTTDVVDQLPSVDRVTNWDIAGFVISIISHILDVIFDCNIAYRYYVHQQFAYFFTTLGFILVPAFVNTVFSIRMYMLDKDSDRSATLTDKFTKRRLCCFAVLIFQLAPVLRYFDALQYAIKSKKAEKNKDQENQRKYYELMVKEDSDVALLRVLECFLEAAPQQILQLAIIFSTNSNDQDSLDNSDTFTLVHQLLSIGSSFVSMAWSMASYQRLLRVSLKNKNNISWPGTLVHFMWHFLVTVSRILCISVIASKYLVPTILVIVLHWFVMTMWLSCTNQKNNFCKHNKVYDMFFYSIFGTVYIFTPVTLVEGPTFLKYVFFYVVLFVENTIANVVWYCNADTTLQKQIYYTPIVYLNVIPFFAGLTFMLLYYKVFHPSTGYHRTQAVLPS is encoded by the exons atgacaataatttaTCAAACGAAGATGTACTCCCCCACGACCGACGTAGTGGACCAACTGCCCTCAGTGGACCGAGTGACCAACTGGGACATTGCTGGCTTTGTCATATCTATAATAAGCCACATTCTGGACGTGATTTTCGACTGTAACATTGCCTACCGATATTACGTCCACCAACAATTCGCCTATTTCTTCACCACTCTGGGGTTCATACTCGTCCCAGCCTTTGTAAATACTGTCTTCAGTATCAGGATGTACATGCTAGATAAAGATAGTGATAGGAGCGCAACTCTGACTGATAAATTTACCAAAAGGAGATTATGCTGTTTCGCTGTGTTGATATTTCAATTAGCGCCAGTCTTGCGATACTTTGATGCCTTGCAATACGCCATCAAATCAAAGAAAGCCGAAAAGAACAAGGACCAGGAGAATCAGCGGAAGTACTACGAACTTATGGTCAAAGAAGACTCGGATGTCGCCCTGTTGAGGGTCCTTGAGTGCTTCCTTGAAGCGGCCCCCCAACAAATCTTACAACTCGCAATTATTTTCAGTACAAATAGCAACGATCAGGACAGCTTAGACAACAGTGATACTTTTACCT TGGTCCATCAATTGTTATCAATTGGTAGTTCGTTTGTTAGTATGGCGTGGTCAATGGCCTCTTATCAGAGACTGTTACGTGTCTctctcaaaaacaaaaacaacatcTCATGGCCAGGGACACTAGTCCATTTCATGTGGCACTTCCTAGTCACAG tttcaagGATCCTGTGTATCAGTGTGATAGCATCCAAGTACTTGGTGCCTACGATTCTGGTGATTGTTCTCCACTGGTTCGTGATGACAATGTGGCTGTCTTGTacgaaccaaaaaaataatttttgtaaacataacAAGGTCTATGACATGTTTTTCTACTCAATTTTTGGTACTGTGTATATTTTCACGCCAGTTACGTTAGTCGAAGGCCCGACTTTTCTGAAATATGTTTTCTTTTACGTCGTGCTGTTTGTAGAAAATACGATAGCTAATGTTGTGTGGTACTGTAATGCTGATACTACTCTGCAGAAACAGATTTATTATACACCTATTGTGTATTTGAACGTTATTCCGTTTTTTGCGGGACTGACGTTCATGTTGCTGTACTATAAAGTCTTCCATCCTAGCACAGGGTATCACAGGACACAAGCTGTCCTTCCTAGTTAA
- the Syx16 gene encoding syntaxin-16, translated as MASRSLTDVFLLMRNNAVRSRHIYPDQDNSERMHLVSLNDMEEGLGDRNDNRMPPMWIDYLEKAQMILPKLKAKINELKMLHSRLLNRPTFDESPTDEIAIENCTQEITRMFNETHRLVQIIKSHSSEGPMKEQRLTINVYHSLASALQELSTMFRSTQNNYLRQIQSREDRAKIYFDNQLEDEDLYNREADDIDTYFVNSKQMSQQQLLLLEEENTRFAQEREQEVNAIVKSIVDLNEIFKDLSQMVADQGTVLDRIDYNVEQTQIQVYEGFKQLQKADAYQRKNRKMCAILVLAVTTIILFFTLIIVKS; from the exons ATGGCGTCCCGAAGTCTGACTGATGTTTTTTTACTGATGCGGAATAATGCGGTCCGCAGCCGCCACATATACCCCGACCAG GACAATTCGGAGCGGATGCACCTGGTGTCCCTCAACGACATGGAGGAGGGCCTGGGGGACCGCAACGACAACAGGATGCCCCCCATGTGGATCGACTATTTGGAGAAGGCACAAATGATTTTGCCCAAACTCAAAGCTAAGATTAACGAACTGAAAATGCTGCATTCGCGCCTCCTGAACAGGCCTACTTTCGACGAAAGCCCCACCGACGAAATCGCCATAGAGAATTGCACGCAAGAAATAACGCGGATGTTCAACGAAACGCACAGATTAGTGCAGATTATTAAAAGCCACTCTTCCGAAG GGCCAATGAAAGAACAAAGATTGACGATCAATGTTTATCACTCGCTGGCAAGTGCGCTCCAGGAATTGTCCACAATGTTTAGGTCAACACAGAATAATTATTTGAGGCAAATTCAGTCGCGGGAAGACCGCGCAAAAATCTACTTTGATAACCAACTCGAAGACGAGGATTTGTACAACAGGGAGGCGGATGACATTGATACCTACTTCGTTAATTCCAAGCAGATGAGCCAGCAACAACTGCTGTTGCTGGAGGAGGAAAACACGCGGTTCGCGCAAGAGCGGGAGCAAGAAGTGAACGCAATTGTTAAGTCCATTGTTGACTTGAACGAAATTTTCAAAGATCTCAGTCAGATGGTCGCCGACCAGGGGACAGTTCTGGACAGAATTGACTACAACGTGGAACAGACGCAGATCCAGGTCTACGAAGGCTTCAAACAGCTGCAAAAGGCAGACGCTTATCAGCGGAAAAACCGCAAGATGTGCGCGATCCTTGTATTGGCTGTAaccacaattattttattttttaccttgaTTATCGTGAAATCCTAG
- the vih gene encoding ubiquitin-conjugating enzyme E2 C: MAQNFNPFVEQVPENVKQAESSKKVSNDNHAVTKRLHKELMTLMMSEDKSISAFPEGDNLFKWVGTIMGPKDTVYESLKYKLSLQFPNSYPYAAPVVKFITPCFHPNVDTSGNICLDILKEKWSALYDVRTILLSIQALLGEPNTRSPLNTTAADKWKKKEEYKKLVLESYKEV, translated from the exons ATGGCCCAAAATTTCAATCCGTTCGTGGAGCAAGTGCCCGAGAACGTAAAGCAGGCCGAAAGTTCCAAGAAGGTATCGAACGATAATCACGCAGTGACAAAAAG ATTGCACAAAGAGCTTATGACTTTGATGATGTCCGAAGACAAGAGCATCTCGGCGTTTCCCGAGGGCGACAACCTGTTCAAGTGGGTAGGTACCATAATGGGGCCCAAAGACACGGTTTATGAGagtttaaaatataaactaAGTTTACAATTCCCGAACTCGTACCCCTACGCGGCCCCCGTAGTAAAATTCATCACGCCTTGCTTTCACCCCAACGTCGACACCAGTGGGAACATCTGCTTagatattttaaaagagaaGTGGTCGGCGCTTTATGACGTTAGAACAATTTTGTTATCAATTCAGGCCTTGTTAGGGGAACCAAACACGAGGAGTCCGCTGAACACGACGGCCGCCGACAAGtggaagaaaaaagaagagtaCAAAAAGCTGGTGTTAGAGTCGTACAAGGAAGTCTAA
- the mdlc gene encoding E3 ubiquitin-protein ligase RNF113A, translating into MDDPRDVKTGLDESCTFIFKKRNIKNKGARKRQKSSSEGEKSNSEDESAVKRANRRRGKANPNFQTTSKAKQKEHEQQNYSSSEEEIMVSYKSKRSAMPEGPQDQGATATLEFETERDRDAQAIFEKRLEINKNLEGKEDDKVYRGINNYAQYYKPKDTAAGNASSGMVRKGPIRAPANLRATVRWDYQPDICKDYKETGFCGFGDSCKFLHDRSDYKHGWQLEREWAEGKYGQESDEDKQYEIDSDEEDLPFKCVVCRDSFVDPIVTKCKHYFCEKCALERYKKTTRCFVCNTQTSGVFNPARKLIARLNREDNPKKKNDSDSDSD; encoded by the exons ATGGATGATCCGCGTGACGTTAAAACAGGACTTGATGAAAGTTGcacttttatatttaaaaaacggaatataaaaaataaaggggCGCGGAAGCGCCAGAAATCCAGTTCGGAAGGAG AAAAGTCCAACAGTGAGGACGAATCTGCGGTGAAGCGGGCGAACCGGCGTCGGGGAAAAGCAAACCCCAACTTCCAAACCACAAGCAAAGCCAAACAAAAAGAACATGAGCAGCAGAACTACTCAAGCAGTGAGGAGGAAATTATGGTTAGTTACAAGTCCAAACGGTCCGCTATGCCTGAGGGACCTCAAGATCAGGGAGCGACGGCGACTCTT gagTTTGAAACTGAGCGCGATCGTGACGCCCAAGCCATTTTCGAGAAGCGgctagaaattaataaaaatcttgaGGGCAAGGAAGACGATAAAGTCTACAGAGGCATCAACAACTACGCACAGTACTACAAGCCCAAAGACACGGCTGCGGGCAACGCCAGTTCGGGAATGGTCAGGAAGGGCCCCATCAGAGCCCCCGCAAACCTGCGTGCCACCGTCCGGTGGGACTACCAACCCGACATTTGCAAGGACTACAAAGAAACAGGCTTTTGCGGTTTCGGGGacagttgtaaatttttgcacGACAGGAGTGACTACAAACACGGCTGGCAGCTTGAGCGGGAATGGGCGGAAGGCAAATATGGGCAAGAAAGCGACGAGGATAAACAATACGAGATTGACTCGGACGAAGAGGATTTGCCGTTCAAATGCGTCGTTTGCAGGGACAGCTTCGTGGACCCGATTGTCACAAA GTGCAAACACTACTTTTGCGAGAAGTGCGCCCTCGAGAGGTACAAGAAGACGACGAGGTGCTTCGTCTGCAACACGCAAACGAGTGGCGTTTTCAACCCCGCGCGGAAACTCATAGCGCGGCTGAATCGAGAGGATAATCCTAAGAAAAAGAATGACTCAGATTCGGATTCcgattaa
- the LOC658736 gene encoding probable chitinase 2, which yields MVSLKNVCAVFVIFVVTFMDEVKALTGPSHGKVVVCYLGTWSVYRPGRGSFTIEHLDPALCTHIVYSFAGLDEKTDSIKSLDPFQDLADDYGKEGYQKLTRLKHRYPHLKVTLAIGGWNEGSLKYSELAKHANRRSRFVSSVVDFLRKYDFDGLDLDWEFPGKRGGAPEDKLNFLILVKELKAAFSKYNLLLTAAFGAGKDTIDAAYDVKGLSLYLDFIHMMCYDYHGAWDQKTGANAPLQSSDVLNVEFSINYMLKLGAPAKKLVLGVPLYGRTFLLPEPYDPESGRKPKLGAVARNIGFQGPFTRENGFMGYNEICLEVKNKSQNWAKFWDSESKTPYAVSGNKVLTYDDVQSIEEKVKFAIEKDLGGIMVWSIDTDDFHGDCADVGEDGHFENFPLMRAINKAIPKSIEDRRNSVQWTGVNTSGAGSSSSLLFLVAMAIALFIKF from the exons ATGGTATcactaaaaaatgtttgtgctgtttttgtgattttcgtAGTGACTTTCATGGATGAAGTTAAGGCCCTTACTG GTCCAAGCCATGGGAAAGTCGTCGTTTGTTATTTAGGAACGTGGTCGGTCTATAGACCAGGCAGAGGCTCTTTCACCATTGAGCACCTGGACCCCGCGTTATGCACCCACATTGTCTACTCCTTCGCCGGCTTGGACGAAAAAACCGACAGTATTAAGTCACTAG ACCCCTTCCAAGATTTGGCCGATGATTATGGCAAAGAGGGGTACCAGAAACTGACGCGGCTTAAGCACCGGTACCCCCATTTGAAAGTCACGCTGGCCATCGGGGGCTGGAACGAGGGCTCCCTCAAATACTCAGAACTGGCAAAACACGCGAACAGGCGAAGCAGATTTGTCTCAAGCGTCGTTGATTTCCTCAg GAAATACGACTTTGATGGCCTTGACTTGGACTGGGAGTTTCCTGGAAAACGCGGCGGCGCCCCTGAAGATAAACTCAACTTCCTTATCTTAGTCAAA gaACTCAAAGCCGCGTTCAGCAAATACAATCTCCTCCTGACTGCGGCCTTCGGGGCCGGGAAAGACACCATAGACGCAGCGTACGACGTCAAAGGCCTCTCGCTTTACTTAGACTTCATCCACATGATGTGCTACGACTACCACGGGGCTTGGGACCAGAAAACCGGGGCCAATGCGCCCCTGCAAAGCTCCGACGTCCTAAACGTCGAATTCTCGATCAATTACATGCTGAAGCTCGGAGCTCCCGCCAAAAAACTCGTCCTGGGGGTTCCCCTCTACGGCCGCACGTTCCTCCTGCCGGAGCCCTACGACCCGGAGTCCGGGCGCAAACCTAAACTGGGGGCTGTCGCCCGCAACATAGGGTTCCAAGGGCCGTTCACGCGAGAGAACGGGTTTATGGGTTACAATGAGATTTGCTTGGAGGTGAAGAACAAGTCGCAAAACTGGGCCAAGTTCTGGGACAGCGAGTCGAAAACGCCGTACGCAGTGTCGGGCAATAAAGTCTTGACTTACGACGACGTGCAGTCGATCGAAGAGAAAGTTAAATTTGCGATTGAGAAGGACTTGGGTGGGATTATGGTCTGGTCGATTGACACCGATGATTTTCACGGGGATTGTGCCGATGTTGGGGAGGATGGACATTTCGAGAACTTCCCCCTGATGAGGGCTATTAACAAAGCTATACCCAAGTCGATTGAGGACAGGAGGAATTCTGTTCAATGGACAGGGGTGAACACCAGCGGGGCTGGAAGTAGCAGTAGTTTGTTGTTTTTGGTTGCTATGGCCATTgcgttatttataaaattctaa
- the LOC655652 gene encoding cuticle protein 7, with the protein MKFLVALSCLLAVACAKPDIVAPVAYTNFAHHPLAYSTVAGAPIAHTYAAAPIAHTVAHPVAHAVAAPVVAAPIVDKTQYHSQDALGQAAYGHSEPFQAHHAVQDAAGNKAGSYSYVAPDGQVISANYVADALGYRVASNALPVGPAVPAETPEVVAAKVAHFNHHALVRSRARRAVVAAYHTPYVHNAYYAAPVYHHAAVVPHALAYHHVF; encoded by the exons ATGAAATTCTTG GTTGCCCTCTCTTGCCTTTTGGCCGTGGCTTGCGCCAAACCCGACATCGTCGCCCCCGTGGCCTACACCAACTTCGCCCACCACCCCTTGGCCTACTCCACCGTCGCTGGCGCCCCCATCGCCCACACCTACGCCGCCGCCCCCATCGCCCACACCGTCGCTCACCCCGTCGCCCACGCCGTCGCCGCCCCAGTCGTAGCCGCCCCCATCGTGGACAAGACCCAATACCACTCCCAAGACGCCCTCGGCCAAGCCGCCTACGGCCACTCTGAGCCCTTCCAGGCCCATCATGCCGTCCAAGACGCCGCTGGAAACAAAGCCGGTTCTTACAGCTATGTCGCCCCCGATGGCCAAGTCATCTCCGCCAACTACGTCGCTGATGCTTTGGGTTACCGTGTGGCCTCCAACGCCCTCCCCGTCGGCCCTGCCGTCCCCGCTGAGACCCCCGAAGTCGTAGCCGCCAAAGTCGCTCACTTCAACCACCACGCCCTCGTCCGATCTCGTGCCCGCAGAGCCGTCGTCGCCGCCTACCACACCCCCTACGTGCACAACGCCTACTACGCCGCCCCCGTCTACCACCACGCCGCCGTCGTACCACACGCCCTCGCCTACCACCATGTCTTCTAA